A single region of the Brachypodium distachyon strain Bd21 chromosome 3, Brachypodium_distachyon_v3.0, whole genome shotgun sequence genome encodes:
- the LOC100822768 gene encoding probable acyl-activating enzyme 1, peroxisomal, with translation MRRISIINSRSTAFVAIVIVPGKEKEKTRTSSPCSLLPLAWPPTNMEGAVLCAANHAPLTPISFLIRSALVYPDRPAIVSADAGGAAPTRTWRETRARCLRLAAAIAGLGVQRHHVVAVLAQNIPAMYELHFAVPMAGAVICALNSRLDAAMASVLLRHSEAKLLFVDAALLPVAAEALRLVSSAGANPPIAVLITELLDDNNTNPPPSSSSALIEHEYEALMAGGSPAEDFTIRWPEDENWPIALNYTSGTTSRPKGVIYSHRGAYLNSIAAVLLNDMAAMPVYLWTVPMFHCNGWCLAWGVAAQGGANVCLRRVTGAAVLAAVARHGVTHLGGAPTVLSMIANSADVSAPPEPKKTNQIQNQKQKNTPPEPRKKKKKVVVMTGGAPPAPAVLHRMESLGFLVIHSYGLTETYGPATVCTWKPEWNSLPAAERAAIKSRQGLHHIGLESDIKDPSTMRSVPPDGETMGEVMFRGNTVMSGYYKDPAATAESFAGGWLRSGDLAVRTPGDGYVKIKDRKKDIVISGGENVSTVEVEAALFAHPAVAEAAVVGRADEFWGETPCAFVVVKEGMGEKVGEGEVVEFCRRRLPAFMAPRTVVFLEELPRTATGKVKKFELREMARALGSLPRPPASKL, from the exons ATGCGCCGCATCAGCATTATTAACAGCAGGAGCACTGCTTTTGTTGCTATTGTTATTGTTCccggaaaggagaaggaaaagacTCGCACAAGCTCTCCGTGCTCATTACTCCCCTTGGCCTGGCCGCCGACGAATATGGAGGGCGCCGTGCTGTGCGCCGCCAACCACGCGCCGCTCACGCCAATCTCCTTCCTCATACGGTCCGCGCTCGTCTACCCTGACCGCCCCGCCATCGTctccgccgacgccggcggcgccgcgccgaCGCGGACATGGCGGGAGACCCGCGCccgctgcctccgcctcgccgccgccattgccggccTCGGCGTCCAGCGCCACCACGTG GTGGCGGTGCTGGCGCAGAACATCCCGGCGATGTACGAGCTGCACTTCGCGGTCCCGATGGCCGGCGCCGTCATCTGCGCGCTCAACTcccgcctcgacgccgccatggcctccgtcctcctccgccactcCGAGGCCAAGCTGCTCTTCGTCGACGCCGCGCTGCTCCCCGTCGCCGCGGAAGCCCTCCGCCTcgtctcctccgccggcgccaacCCCCCCATCGCCGTCCTCATCACCGAGCTCCTCGACGACAACAACACGaaccctcctccttcttcctcctcggcccTAATCGAGCACGAGTACGAGGCTTTAATGGCGGGAGGGTCGCCGGCGGAGGACTTCACGATCCGGTGGCCGGAGGACGAGAACTGGCCGATCGCGCTGAACTACACGTCGGGGACGACGTCGCGGCCCAAGGGGGTCATCTACAGCCACCGGGGCGCCTACCTCAACAGCATCGCCGCCGTGCTGCTCAACGACATGGCGGCCATGCCGGTGTACCTGTGGACGGTGCCCATGTTCCACTGCAACGGCTGGTGCCTCGCCTGGGGCGTGGCCGCGCAGGGCGGCGCCAACGTCTGCCTCCGCAgggtcaccggcgccgccgtcctcgccgccgtcgcgcgccACGGGGTCACCCACCTCGGCGGCGCCCCCACCGTCCTCTCCATGATTGCCAACTCCGCCGATGTCTCCGCCCCGCCGGAGCCGAAGAAGACGAACCAGATTCAGAATCAGAAGCAGAAGAACACCCCGCCggagccgaggaagaagaagaagaaggtggtcGTGATGACGGGCGGCgcaccaccggcgccggcggtgctcCACCGGATGGAATCGCTCGGCTTCCTCGTGATCCACTCCTACGGGCTGACAGAGACATACGGCCCGGCCACCGTGTGCACATGGAAGCCCGAATGGAATTCCctcccggcggcggagcgagccGCCATCAAATCCCGGCAAGGGCTGCACCACATCGGCCTCGAATCCGACATCAAAGACCCATCCACAATGCGCAGCGTGCCGCCGGACGGGGAGACGATGGGGGAGGTGATGTTCCGGGGAAACACGGTGATGAGCGGCTACTACAAGGaccccgccgccacggccgaaTCCTTCGCCGGCGGGTGGTTAAGATCCGGGGACCTGGCGGTGCGTACCCCGGGGGACGGGTACGTGAAGATCAAGGACAGGAAGAAGGACATCGTGATCTCCGGCGGGGAGAACGTGAGCacggtggaggtggaggcggcgctgtTCGCGCacccggcggtggcggaggcggcggtggtgggaAGGGCGGATGAGTTTTGGGGGGAGACGCCGTGCGCGTTCGTGGTGGTGAAGGAAGGGATGGGGGAGAAGGTGGGGGAAGGGGAGGTGGTGGAGTTTTGTCGGAGGAGGTTGCCGGCGTTCATGGCGCCGAGGACGGTGGTGTTTTTGGAGGAGCTGCCGAGGACGGCCACGGGGAAGGTGAAGAAGTTTGAGCTCAGGGAGATGGCCCGGGCTTTGGGTAGCCTCCCAAGGCCTCCGGCCAGCAAGCTCTGA